The Struthio camelus isolate bStrCam1 chromosome 5, bStrCam1.hap1, whole genome shotgun sequence genome has a segment encoding these proteins:
- the JMJD7 gene encoding bifunctional peptidase and (3S)-lysyl hydroxylase JMJD7 isoform X2, which yields MAEGAALRAVRGCLAAFPREARELGLMESVPYLDKPPSPLEFYREWVSPNKPCIIQNAISHWPALKKWTLTYLREVVGPKVVSVAVTPNGYADAVFQDRFVMPEERQMPFMDFLDIVEKKVTSRNIFYVQKQCSNLTEEFPELVCDVQPDVPWMSEALGKKPDAVNFWLGESAAVTSLHKDHYENLYCVVSGEKHFLLHPPSDRPFIPYELYQPATYHVSEGGSFEIVDEKTADKVPWIPLDPLNPNLEQYPEYAQAKPLQCTVKAGEMLYLPSLWFHHVQQSHGCIAVNYWYDMEYDLKYSYYQLLDCLTNAVKVL from the exons ATGGCGGAGGGCGCGGCGCTGCGTGCCGTGCGGGGCTGCCTGGCCGCCTTCCCGCGGGAGGCCCGCG AGCTGGGGTTGATGGAGTCGGTACCGTATCTCGATAAGCCCCCGTCCCCTCTGGAGTTTTATCGGGAATGGGTGAGTCCAAATAAACCTTGTATAATTCAGAATGCCATCAGTCACTGGCCAGCTCTGAAGAAGTGGACCTTAACGTACCTCAG ggAAGTAGTAGGTCCCAAGGTAGTGAGTGTGGCAGTAACACCAAATGGTTATGCAGATGCAGTGTTTCAGGACCGTTTTGTTATGCCAGAAGAGCGTCAAATGCCATTCATGGACTTTTTGGACATTGTAGAGAAGAAAGTGACTTCTCGCAACATATTCTATGTGCAGAAGCAGTGTTCAAACCTCACTGAGGAGTTCCCTGAACTTGTATGTGATGTGCAGCCTGACGTTCCATGGATGAGTGAGGCACTTG GGAAGAAGCCTGATGCTGTGAATTTCTGGCTTGGGGAATCAGCTGCTGTGACATCTT TACATAAAGATCATTATGAGAACTTGTACTGTGTGGTATCTGGAGAGAAACATTTTCTACTGCATCCACCGAGTGACCGTCCCTTCATCCCGTATG AGCTCTATCAGCCAGCAACCTACCATGTATCAGAAGGTGGCTCATTTGAAATTGTTGATGAGAAGACTGCAGATAAG gtGCCTTGGATCCCCCTGGACCCTTTGAACCCAAATCTGGAACAGTATCCAGAGTATGCTCAGGCAAAACCTTTGCAGTGTACAGTGAAAGCTGGCGAGATGTTATACCTCCCTTCTCTCTGGTTCCACCATGTCCAGCAATCACATGGCTGTATAGCAG tGAATTATTGGTATGACATGGAATATGACCTAAAGTACAGCTATTATCAACTATTAGATTGTCTCACAAATGCCGTGAAAGTGTTATAG
- the JMJD7 gene encoding bifunctional peptidase and (3S)-lysyl hydroxylase JMJD7 isoform X1 has translation MTLLGYWHVDKKAKQYFSFKKFSCGIFVVTSVETFKSLLFGELGLMESVPYLDKPPSPLEFYREWVSPNKPCIIQNAISHWPALKKWTLTYLREVVGPKVVSVAVTPNGYADAVFQDRFVMPEERQMPFMDFLDIVEKKVTSRNIFYVQKQCSNLTEEFPELVCDVQPDVPWMSEALGKKPDAVNFWLGESAAVTSLHKDHYENLYCVVSGEKHFLLHPPSDRPFIPYELYQPATYHVSEGGSFEIVDEKTADKVPWIPLDPLNPNLEQYPEYAQAKPLQCTVKAGEMLYLPSLWFHHVQQSHGCIAVNYWYDMEYDLKYSYYQLLDCLTNAVKVL, from the exons ATGACCCTTCTTGGTTATTGGCATGtggataaaaaagcaaaacaatatttCAGTTTCAAGAAATTCTCTTGCGGTATCTTCGTTGTGACCTCGGTGGAaacttttaaaagccttttgttcGGAG AGCTGGGGTTGATGGAGTCGGTACCGTATCTCGATAAGCCCCCGTCCCCTCTGGAGTTTTATCGGGAATGGGTGAGTCCAAATAAACCTTGTATAATTCAGAATGCCATCAGTCACTGGCCAGCTCTGAAGAAGTGGACCTTAACGTACCTCAG ggAAGTAGTAGGTCCCAAGGTAGTGAGTGTGGCAGTAACACCAAATGGTTATGCAGATGCAGTGTTTCAGGACCGTTTTGTTATGCCAGAAGAGCGTCAAATGCCATTCATGGACTTTTTGGACATTGTAGAGAAGAAAGTGACTTCTCGCAACATATTCTATGTGCAGAAGCAGTGTTCAAACCTCACTGAGGAGTTCCCTGAACTTGTATGTGATGTGCAGCCTGACGTTCCATGGATGAGTGAGGCACTTG GGAAGAAGCCTGATGCTGTGAATTTCTGGCTTGGGGAATCAGCTGCTGTGACATCTT TACATAAAGATCATTATGAGAACTTGTACTGTGTGGTATCTGGAGAGAAACATTTTCTACTGCATCCACCGAGTGACCGTCCCTTCATCCCGTATG AGCTCTATCAGCCAGCAACCTACCATGTATCAGAAGGTGGCTCATTTGAAATTGTTGATGAGAAGACTGCAGATAAG gtGCCTTGGATCCCCCTGGACCCTTTGAACCCAAATCTGGAACAGTATCCAGAGTATGCTCAGGCAAAACCTTTGCAGTGTACAGTGAAAGCTGGCGAGATGTTATACCTCCCTTCTCTCTGGTTCCACCATGTCCAGCAATCACATGGCTGTATAGCAG tGAATTATTGGTATGACATGGAATATGACCTAAAGTACAGCTATTATCAACTATTAGATTGTCTCACAAATGCCGTGAAAGTGTTATAG
- the JMJD7 gene encoding bifunctional peptidase and (3S)-lysyl hydroxylase JMJD7 isoform X3, with amino-acid sequence MESVPYLDKPPSPLEFYREWVSPNKPCIIQNAISHWPALKKWTLTYLREVVGPKVVSVAVTPNGYADAVFQDRFVMPEERQMPFMDFLDIVEKKVTSRNIFYVQKQCSNLTEEFPELVCDVQPDVPWMSEALGKKPDAVNFWLGESAAVTSLHKDHYENLYCVVSGEKHFLLHPPSDRPFIPYELYQPATYHVSEGGSFEIVDEKTADKVPWIPLDPLNPNLEQYPEYAQAKPLQCTVKAGEMLYLPSLWFHHVQQSHGCIAVNYWYDMEYDLKYSYYQLLDCLTNAVKVL; translated from the exons ATGGAGTCGGTACCGTATCTCGATAAGCCCCCGTCCCCTCTGGAGTTTTATCGGGAATGGGTGAGTCCAAATAAACCTTGTATAATTCAGAATGCCATCAGTCACTGGCCAGCTCTGAAGAAGTGGACCTTAACGTACCTCAG ggAAGTAGTAGGTCCCAAGGTAGTGAGTGTGGCAGTAACACCAAATGGTTATGCAGATGCAGTGTTTCAGGACCGTTTTGTTATGCCAGAAGAGCGTCAAATGCCATTCATGGACTTTTTGGACATTGTAGAGAAGAAAGTGACTTCTCGCAACATATTCTATGTGCAGAAGCAGTGTTCAAACCTCACTGAGGAGTTCCCTGAACTTGTATGTGATGTGCAGCCTGACGTTCCATGGATGAGTGAGGCACTTG GGAAGAAGCCTGATGCTGTGAATTTCTGGCTTGGGGAATCAGCTGCTGTGACATCTT TACATAAAGATCATTATGAGAACTTGTACTGTGTGGTATCTGGAGAGAAACATTTTCTACTGCATCCACCGAGTGACCGTCCCTTCATCCCGTATG AGCTCTATCAGCCAGCAACCTACCATGTATCAGAAGGTGGCTCATTTGAAATTGTTGATGAGAAGACTGCAGATAAG gtGCCTTGGATCCCCCTGGACCCTTTGAACCCAAATCTGGAACAGTATCCAGAGTATGCTCAGGCAAAACCTTTGCAGTGTACAGTGAAAGCTGGCGAGATGTTATACCTCCCTTCTCTCTGGTTCCACCATGTCCAGCAATCACATGGCTGTATAGCAG tGAATTATTGGTATGACATGGAATATGACCTAAAGTACAGCTATTATCAACTATTAGATTGTCTCACAAATGCCGTGAAAGTGTTATAG